A genomic stretch from Chitinophaga lutea includes:
- a CDS encoding DUF2059 domain-containing protein, producing the protein MKKTIVVLLIFIGCTFAASAQSMAKAESVKELAALTGMRQLMVQMMDQLFAQFKAQMPDVGDTAWAEMRKEIVVDELLEMMVPVYQKNFSEEEMREMIGFYKTPLGQKMIQRLPSVMREAGEMGNVWGQNTAKRMLKRLKEKGLIKE; encoded by the coding sequence ATGAAAAAGACCATCGTAGTCCTCCTCATTTTTATCGGCTGTACATTCGCCGCATCGGCCCAGTCCATGGCCAAAGCAGAAAGCGTTAAAGAACTGGCGGCGCTCACCGGCATGCGCCAGCTGATGGTGCAGATGATGGATCAGCTTTTTGCACAGTTCAAAGCCCAGATGCCGGACGTTGGTGATACCGCCTGGGCAGAGATGAGAAAAGAAATAGTGGTGGATGAGCTGCTCGAGATGATGGTGCCTGTTTATCAAAAGAATTTCTCCGAGGAAGAGATGCGGGAGATGATCGGGTTTTACAAAACGCCACTCGGTCAGAAAATGATCCAGCGTTTGCCGTCAGTGATGCGCGAAGCGGGAGAAATGGGTAACGTGTGGGGACAGAACACCGCGAAGCGGATGCTCAAGCGGCTGAAGGAAAAAGGACTTATCAAGGAGTAG
- a CDS encoding MlaE family ABC transporter permease, translating into MEFKLFYHFGRFLLMLKGMFSRPENFRMYWKEFMHQCVEIGIGSLGIVVIISLFLGAVTTVQTAYQLVSGLIPKTVIAQVVRDTIVIELAPTMVCIVLGGVVGSKIASELGNMRISEQIDAQEIMGINTKAYLILPKILAAMLTIPALVVIAAFLGIYGGLEAGKLSGIISHDQFMEGLRASFDGYNVFFALSKAYTYSFIISSIPAYYGYNVTGGALEIGRASTTAVVVSCVLILFADYVLAAILL; encoded by the coding sequence ATGGAGTTCAAATTGTTTTACCATTTCGGCAGGTTCCTGCTGATGTTGAAAGGGATGTTCTCCCGGCCGGAGAACTTCAGGATGTACTGGAAGGAATTTATGCATCAGTGTGTGGAGATCGGCATCGGGTCGCTCGGCATCGTAGTGATCATCTCCCTGTTCCTGGGTGCGGTAACCACCGTACAAACGGCTTACCAGCTGGTGAGCGGCCTCATCCCCAAAACCGTGATCGCCCAGGTGGTGCGGGACACCATCGTCATCGAACTGGCCCCCACCATGGTCTGTATCGTACTGGGCGGGGTAGTAGGTTCCAAGATCGCCTCCGAGCTGGGCAACATGCGCATTTCCGAACAGATAGACGCGCAGGAGATCATGGGCATCAATACCAAAGCGTATCTCATCCTTCCCAAAATACTGGCGGCCATGCTCACGATTCCGGCACTGGTGGTGATTGCGGCCTTCCTCGGTATTTACGGCGGCCTCGAGGCCGGCAAGCTCAGCGGCATCATCTCGCACGATCAGTTCATGGAGGGCCTGCGCGCTTCCTTTGACGGCTATAATGTGTTTTTTGCCCTCAGTAAAGCGTATACGTATTCCTTCATCATATCCAGCATACCGGCCTATTACGGCTACAACGTAACCGGCGGCGCGCTGGAAATAGGACGGGCCAGTACAACTGCCGTGGTGGTGAGCTGCGTGCTGATCCTTTTTGCCGACTATGTGCTGGCGGCCATTTTGCTCTAA
- a CDS encoding ABC transporter ATP-binding protein: MIELKNIRKSFGEKEILKDVSAKMEAGKTNLIIGASGSGKTVLMKCMVGLMQVDSGQVLYNNEDFTAMDDKEKKPIRQAIGMLFQGSALFDSMTVEQNVMFPLDMFSDKSYRDRKKRVQEVLDRVQLKDANKKYPAEISGGMKKRVGIARAIVLNPKYLFVDEPNSGLDPQTSLVIDKLIKDLTQDYKITTVVNTHDMNTVMESGDHIIYMHEGKKQWEGSNEDIIFSDDQLLNDFIFASEFFQDIKEMRKMEMFRDKQWRKKAGGSSSNS; the protein is encoded by the coding sequence ATGATTGAATTGAAAAACATCCGGAAAAGCTTTGGAGAAAAGGAAATCCTGAAAGACGTGTCTGCGAAAATGGAAGCCGGTAAAACAAACCTCATCATCGGCGCCAGCGGCAGCGGCAAAACCGTGCTCATGAAATGCATGGTGGGCCTCATGCAGGTAGACAGCGGGCAGGTGCTGTACAACAACGAAGACTTCACCGCCATGGACGATAAGGAAAAGAAACCCATCCGCCAGGCGATCGGCATGCTGTTCCAGGGCTCCGCCCTGTTCGACAGTATGACCGTGGAGCAGAACGTGATGTTCCCCCTCGATATGTTTTCAGACAAGAGTTATAGAGACCGGAAAAAGCGGGTGCAGGAAGTGCTCGACCGTGTGCAGCTGAAAGACGCCAATAAAAAATACCCCGCCGAAATCAGCGGCGGGATGAAAAAGCGCGTGGGCATCGCCCGGGCCATCGTGCTCAATCCCAAATACCTGTTCGTAGACGAGCCCAACTCCGGCCTCGACCCGCAGACCTCCCTGGTGATCGATAAACTCATCAAAGACCTGACGCAGGATTACAAGATCACCACCGTGGTGAACACCCACGATATGAACACCGTGATGGAAAGCGGCGATCATATCATCTACATGCACGAGGGCAAAAAACAGTGGGAGGGGAGCAACGAAGACATCATTTTCTCCGACGACCAGCTGCTGAACGACTTCATTTTCGCCTCCGAGTTTTTCCAGGACATCAAGGAAATGCGGAAAATGGAGATGTTCCGCGACAAACAATGGCGGAAAAAAGCCGGGGGATCCTCATCAAATAGTTAA
- a CDS encoding NAD(P)/FAD-dependent oxidoreductase: protein MANRYDYIIVGQGISGTLLSWELHQAGQRVLVYDDARPHTASRTAAGIINPVSGRRFELAWLYDTIFPEAQGTYRALEAALGIACFHPRDIWSVWPSAQMRDAFGEAAGNGQAAPYMEQPSSARHGNELLQPFGAGIVKGANVQLGALLPAWRAALQSREQLREERFDVRALELLPDGVAYKGLQAKAVIFCEGVESPANPYFGGLKFLPNKGEALVVEVPGFETPDIIKKSITLVPLEGCTYWAGASFSWDYPDAAPTETARASLESSLLELLKVPFSVKGHIAAVRPSGMDRRPFVGMHPKYPQVGIFNGMGSKGCSLAPWAAAQFRRQLLEGAPMRPEIDIKRYFNALR from the coding sequence ATGGCAAACCGGTACGACTATATCATTGTAGGCCAGGGCATTTCCGGCACCCTGCTCAGCTGGGAACTGCACCAGGCCGGGCAGCGGGTGCTCGTATACGACGATGCCCGGCCCCATACCGCCTCCCGCACGGCCGCCGGCATCATCAACCCCGTATCCGGCCGGCGGTTTGAGCTGGCATGGCTGTACGATACCATTTTCCCTGAGGCGCAAGGCACCTACCGCGCCCTGGAAGCCGCGCTGGGCATTGCCTGCTTCCATCCCCGCGATATCTGGAGCGTGTGGCCTTCCGCGCAGATGAGAGACGCTTTTGGCGAGGCGGCCGGCAACGGCCAGGCGGCGCCGTATATGGAGCAGCCCTCCTCCGCCCGCCACGGCAACGAACTGCTGCAGCCCTTCGGCGCCGGTATCGTCAAAGGCGCCAATGTGCAGCTGGGCGCGCTGCTGCCCGCCTGGCGCGCGGCCCTGCAAAGCCGGGAGCAGCTGCGGGAAGAGCGGTTCGACGTGCGGGCGCTGGAGCTGCTGCCTGATGGCGTGGCTTACAAAGGGTTGCAGGCGAAAGCCGTGATTTTCTGCGAAGGCGTGGAAAGCCCCGCCAACCCCTATTTCGGCGGGCTGAAGTTTTTGCCTAACAAAGGCGAGGCGCTGGTGGTGGAGGTGCCCGGGTTTGAAACCCCCGATATCATCAAAAAAAGCATTACCCTCGTGCCGCTGGAAGGCTGTACCTACTGGGCCGGCGCTTCGTTTTCGTGGGATTATCCCGATGCGGCGCCTACGGAAACAGCCCGCGCTTCCCTCGAAAGCAGCCTGCTGGAGCTGTTGAAAGTGCCGTTTTCGGTGAAAGGGCATATCGCGGCCGTACGCCCGTCCGGGATGGACCGGCGGCCGTTCGTGGGCATGCACCCGAAATATCCGCAGGTCGGCATCTTCAACGGGATGGGCTCCAAAGGCTGTTCCCTGGCTCCCTGGGCGGCGGCGCAGTTCCGCCGGCAGCTGCTCGAAGGCGCGCCCATGCGGCCCGAAATAGATATTAAACGGTATTTTAATGCGCTGAGGTAG
- the sucD gene encoding succinate--CoA ligase subunit alpha — MSVLVNKHSKVIVQGFTGTEGTFHATQMIEYGTNVVGGVTPGKGGSSHLERPVFNTVADAVKATGADVSIIFVPPAFAADAIMEAADAGIALVVCITEGIPVQDMVRAKNYLQGRKTRLVGPNCPGVITAEEAKVGIMPGFIFKKGRVGIVSKSGTLTYEAADQVVKAGLGVSTAIGIGGDPIIGTPTREAVELLMNDPETEAIIMIGEIGGSMEAEAAQWIKAHGTKPVVGFIAGQTAPPGRRMGHAGAIIGGADDTAAAKMKIMRECGVHVVDSPADIGKKMAEVLKAKAVPA, encoded by the coding sequence ATGAGTGTTTTAGTAAATAAGCATAGTAAAGTGATTGTGCAGGGATTTACCGGTACTGAAGGTACTTTCCATGCCACCCAAATGATCGAGTACGGCACCAACGTGGTAGGTGGCGTAACGCCCGGTAAGGGCGGCAGCTCCCACCTCGAGCGCCCGGTGTTCAATACCGTGGCTGATGCTGTAAAGGCAACAGGAGCGGATGTATCTATCATTTTTGTGCCCCCGGCTTTTGCTGCGGACGCCATTATGGAAGCGGCAGATGCGGGCATCGCGCTGGTTGTTTGTATCACGGAAGGTATTCCCGTACAGGATATGGTAAGGGCCAAAAACTACCTCCAGGGCCGCAAAACCCGCCTGGTAGGGCCTAACTGTCCCGGTGTGATCACTGCCGAAGAAGCGAAAGTGGGTATCATGCCCGGTTTCATCTTCAAGAAAGGCCGTGTGGGCATCGTTTCCAAATCAGGCACCCTCACTTACGAGGCGGCCGACCAGGTGGTGAAAGCCGGCCTGGGCGTATCTACCGCCATCGGTATCGGCGGCGACCCGATCATCGGCACCCCCACCCGCGAAGCGGTGGAACTGCTGATGAACGACCCCGAAACCGAAGCGATCATCATGATCGGTGAGATCGGCGGCAGCATGGAAGCGGAAGCAGCCCAGTGGATCAAAGCCCACGGCACCAAGCCCGTAGTAGGTTTCATCGCCGGCCAGACAGCGCCTCCGGGCCGCCGCATGGGCCACGCAGGCGCCATCATCGGCGGTGCGGACGATACCGCTGCAGCTAAAATGAAAATCATGCGCGAGTGCGGCGTTCACGTGGTGGACAGCCCCGCAGACATCGGCAAAAAAATGGCGGAAGTGCTGAAAGCAAAAGCAGTACCTGCCTGA